The following coding sequences are from one Mycobacterium bourgelatii window:
- a CDS encoding NAD(P)-dependent alcohol dehydrogenase — protein sequence MKTTVALVDQPGGEFSLEEVELDGPRDDEILVRIVATGLCHTDIHLKAALPAETFPRVLGHEGAGVVEAVGSGVSGIEVDDHVVLSFRSCRNCESCTTGPVGYCPSAMLLNYLGMRLDGSTTYTRSGSPVFGNFFGQSSLSRHAIAYADNCVVVDKSIDLTKVAPYGCGFQTGAGTVLNVLKPDPADSLVVFGVGAVGLAAFAAAKHLQVGTLVAVDPLESRRDAAAAYGAVGVDPTAEGDVIARVKELTGGGASYAIDTTAISPVVKQAQLSLRNRGTLVALGLGAEEYTIDALDLLQTGKVIRSSIEGDADPQEMVPQLIELNAAGEFDVDGLIATYPFSEINTAVSDVLAGRVVKPVFVW from the coding sequence ATGAAAACCACGGTGGCCCTCGTCGATCAACCGGGCGGCGAGTTCTCCCTCGAAGAGGTTGAGCTCGACGGCCCGCGCGACGACGAGATCCTCGTCCGGATTGTCGCAACGGGGCTGTGCCACACCGATATTCACCTGAAGGCCGCCCTTCCGGCCGAAACCTTTCCCCGAGTCCTCGGCCACGAAGGCGCCGGAGTGGTCGAGGCGGTGGGCTCGGGAGTCAGCGGCATCGAGGTGGACGACCACGTGGTGCTCAGCTTCCGCTCGTGCCGGAATTGCGAAAGCTGCACCACCGGACCGGTCGGCTACTGCCCCTCGGCAATGCTGCTCAACTACCTGGGTATGCGCTTGGACGGGTCGACGACTTACACACGCAGCGGCTCCCCTGTATTCGGCAACTTCTTTGGGCAATCGAGCCTTTCGAGGCACGCGATCGCCTACGCGGACAACTGCGTCGTCGTCGACAAGTCCATCGACCTGACGAAGGTGGCCCCGTACGGATGCGGCTTCCAGACCGGGGCCGGCACCGTGCTCAACGTGCTCAAGCCGGACCCGGCTGACAGCCTGGTCGTCTTCGGCGTCGGCGCGGTCGGTTTGGCCGCGTTCGCCGCTGCCAAGCATCTGCAGGTCGGGACGCTGGTGGCGGTCGACCCCCTCGAGAGCCGCCGCGATGCCGCGGCCGCCTACGGCGCGGTCGGCGTTGACCCAACCGCGGAAGGGGACGTCATCGCACGGGTGAAGGAACTGACCGGCGGCGGCGCATCGTATGCGATTGACACGACAGCGATTTCGCCGGTGGTGAAGCAGGCTCAACTGTCGTTGCGCAACCGCGGCACGCTGGTCGCGCTCGGCCTCGGGGCCGAGGAGTACACGATAGACGCGCTCGACCTGCTGCAAACAGGCAAGGTGATCAGGTCTTCGATCGAGGGCGACGCGGACCCACAGGAGATGGTGCCGCAGTTGATCGAGTTGAACGCCGCGGGTGAGTTCGATGTCGACGGGCTGATCGCGACTTACCCGTTCAGCGAGATCAACACGGCCGTCTCCGATGTGCTAGCGGGAAGGGTCGTCAAACCGGTGTTCGTCTGGTGA
- a CDS encoding alpha/beta hydrolase family protein: MGERVTFPSSTGPMLAGIIDKPEGAVRGWGVFAHGFTLNKESPAASRICKQLASDGIGMLRFDALGLGGSEGDWGDGSFTGKVDDIVKACEFMAERNTAPDILIGHSWGGAAVLAAARQAPGVRAVVTVAAPVDPSHVEKHYDAVVDRCLSEGSAEWMVGGRTLTLKRAFVEDVREAHLHDKIKTLRLPLLILHSPTDNTVGIRNATEIFRLARHPRSFVSLEGSDHLLTARGQARRAGRIIGAWADAYLDDE; encoded by the coding sequence ATGGGCGAGCGCGTCACGTTCCCAAGCTCCACGGGTCCGATGCTGGCCGGCATCATCGACAAGCCGGAAGGGGCCGTGCGCGGCTGGGGCGTGTTTGCCCACGGCTTCACGCTGAACAAGGAATCTCCGGCCGCATCCCGGATCTGTAAGCAACTCGCCTCGGACGGCATCGGCATGCTGCGCTTCGATGCACTGGGCCTCGGTGGATCCGAAGGAGATTGGGGTGACGGGTCGTTCACCGGGAAGGTCGACGACATCGTCAAGGCTTGCGAATTCATGGCCGAGCGAAACACCGCACCCGACATCCTGATCGGGCATTCGTGGGGCGGCGCGGCGGTACTGGCCGCTGCCCGACAGGCTCCGGGGGTGCGCGCGGTTGTCACCGTGGCCGCACCCGTGGACCCCAGCCACGTCGAAAAACATTACGACGCCGTCGTCGACCGCTGCCTGTCCGAAGGCAGTGCCGAGTGGATGGTCGGGGGGCGCACGCTGACCCTCAAGCGGGCATTCGTCGAGGATGTCCGCGAGGCCCACCTGCACGACAAGATCAAGACCTTGCGACTGCCGCTGCTGATCCTGCACTCCCCCACCGACAACACCGTCGGCATCCGCAACGCGACCGAGATCTTCCGGTTGGCCCGGCACCCGCGTAGTTTCGTGTCTCTTGAGGGTTCCGACCACCTACTCACCGCCCGTGGTCAGGCTCGGCGCGCGGGACGAATCATTGGCGCGTGGGCGGACGCATACCTCGACGACGAGTAG
- a CDS encoding glycoside hydrolase family 16 protein, with protein sequence MDRRSMLLTTGLGMLAAAAAIRVPEAQAHPSPPQAPSAGPSGPYLFHDEFDGPAGSGPDPSKWTVQTWQDDVFPPVDGIYRDDRRNVFQDGNSNLVLRATRELDGYYSGKLRGNWRGMINTTWEARIKLDCLSPGLWPAFWTVNEDPLPDGEVDIFEWYGNGEWAPGSTVHAASNGKTWEGKSIPGLVDENWHTWQMRWDEGGFKFFRDGAQYFSVPPKPIHVYGGAPDDFRWPFNNPGYWMTPMFTLAVGGVGAGDPAGGSFPASMLIDYIRVW encoded by the coding sequence ATGGATCGTCGCAGCATGTTGTTGACGACCGGATTAGGCATGCTGGCAGCCGCGGCCGCGATTCGCGTGCCCGAAGCCCAGGCTCACCCCTCGCCGCCTCAAGCGCCATCCGCGGGTCCTTCCGGGCCCTACCTCTTCCATGACGAATTCGACGGTCCGGCCGGCTCGGGTCCCGATCCCAGCAAGTGGACTGTGCAAACCTGGCAGGACGACGTGTTCCCCCCGGTAGATGGGATTTACCGGGACGATCGCCGCAACGTTTTCCAAGACGGCAATTCCAACCTCGTGCTGCGGGCAACCAGAGAGCTAGACGGTTATTACAGCGGCAAGCTGCGTGGTAACTGGCGAGGCATGATCAACACCACCTGGGAAGCGCGGATCAAACTGGATTGCCTCAGCCCGGGTCTGTGGCCCGCATTCTGGACCGTAAACGAAGATCCGCTGCCCGATGGCGAAGTCGACATTTTCGAGTGGTACGGCAACGGCGAGTGGGCCCCAGGCTCCACGGTCCATGCGGCATCGAACGGGAAGACCTGGGAAGGAAAGTCCATTCCCGGTTTGGTGGACGAGAACTGGCACACCTGGCAAATGCGCTGGGATGAGGGTGGCTTCAAGTTCTTCCGTGATGGCGCCCAGTACTTCAGCGTTCCGCCGAAGCCCATCCACGTCTACGGCGGCGCTCCCGACGACTTCCGCTGGCCGTTCAACAATCCGGGTTACTGGATGACCCCCATGTTCACACTTGCCGTCGGTGGAGTCGGGGCTGGTGATCCCGCGGGCGGTTCGTTCCCGGCGTCCATGCTCATCGATTACATCCGCGTCTGGTAG
- a CDS encoding glycosyltransferase family 39 protein, producing MPSPRRRGALRPLEPLLVGMLAAAVSMGWAGRPSYWYDEAATISASYSRSLGQLWHMLGNVDAVHGLYYLLMHCWFQIFPPTEFWSRAPSALAVGGTAAGVVVLGNQLSSRTAAVTAGFLCAILPRATWAGIEARPYALSMMAAAWLTVLLICAVRRNTVWIWLTYGIALAAAIVLDVYLALLLVAYAIFVCIDQRRRMVLLPFTLTSAAAVTAVAPFVAVVAGQVHQISWVAPIGHRTIEDVAVQQYFERNPPFAILSALVAVAAVAVWLRSSRQPTEGDRQLLIMALAWLVIPTALIVMWSVVAHPIYTPRYLTFTAPAVALILGVCIAAVAVKPWIAVVLVIVFTLSAAPNYVRIQRNPYAKYGMDYSQVADLIDAKAAPGDCLLVNDTVSFMPAPMRPLLAARPDTYRKLDDLTLWQRATDRNDVFDTNLIPEVVAGPLRQCKVVWIVTEADKSMPAHEQGIALPPGPRYGATPAFAVPRDLGFRLVERWQFNLVQVIQAVR from the coding sequence ATTCCGTCACCACGCCGCCGCGGCGCACTGCGGCCCCTAGAGCCCCTTCTAGTTGGAATGCTCGCCGCCGCAGTCAGCATGGGCTGGGCCGGCCGGCCGTCGTACTGGTATGACGAAGCCGCAACGATCTCGGCCTCATACAGTCGGTCCCTTGGCCAGTTATGGCACATGTTGGGCAATGTCGATGCCGTCCACGGTCTCTACTACCTGCTCATGCACTGCTGGTTCCAGATTTTCCCGCCCACCGAGTTCTGGTCCCGCGCACCGAGCGCTCTGGCCGTTGGAGGCACTGCAGCGGGGGTAGTGGTGTTGGGCAACCAACTGTCGTCTCGCACTGCCGCGGTTACCGCCGGATTTCTGTGCGCGATTTTGCCCCGCGCCACGTGGGCGGGCATCGAAGCCCGTCCATACGCACTGTCGATGATGGCCGCTGCCTGGCTCACGGTCCTGCTCATCTGTGCCGTGCGGCGTAACACCGTATGGATATGGCTGACTTACGGCATCGCCCTGGCTGCGGCGATCGTGCTCGACGTGTATTTAGCGCTGCTGCTCGTGGCGTATGCCATTTTCGTTTGCATCGATCAGCGTCGACGAATGGTCTTGCTGCCGTTCACCCTTACATCGGCCGCCGCAGTCACTGCCGTCGCACCGTTCGTGGCGGTCGTGGCCGGGCAAGTGCACCAGATCAGCTGGGTCGCACCTATCGGGCACCGAACGATCGAAGACGTCGCGGTCCAGCAATATTTCGAGAGGAACCCACCGTTCGCGATTCTGTCGGCCTTGGTCGCGGTGGCCGCTGTTGCCGTCTGGCTGCGCTCGTCCCGGCAACCGACGGAGGGTGATCGCCAGCTGCTGATCATGGCGCTCGCGTGGCTGGTAATCCCGACCGCTCTGATTGTCATGTGGTCGGTGGTGGCCCACCCGATCTATACGCCCCGCTACTTGACCTTCACCGCGCCGGCCGTGGCACTGATCCTCGGGGTGTGCATAGCCGCGGTAGCGGTCAAGCCATGGATCGCGGTAGTGCTAGTCATCGTGTTCACGCTTTCCGCTGCCCCGAATTATGTTCGTATACAACGTAATCCGTATGCAAAATACGGCATGGATTACAGCCAGGTAGCCGACCTGATCGATGCGAAGGCGGCACCCGGAGACTGCTTGCTGGTGAACGACACGGTGTCGTTCATGCCTGCCCCAATGCGACCGTTGCTGGCGGCACGCCCGGATACCTATCGAAAACTGGACGATCTCACCCTCTGGCAGCGAGCAACCGACCGCAATGACGTCTTCGACACCAACCTCATACCTGAGGTCGTCGCCGGCCCGCTGCGTCAGTGCAAGGTCGTGTGGATCGTCACCGAGGCGGATAAGTCAATGCCGGCCCACGAACAGGGCATCGCGCTGCCACCGGGTCCGCGCTATGGAGCGACCCCCGCCTTTGCGGTTCCGCGCGACTTGGGGTTCCGGCTAGTTGAGCGGTGGCAGTTCAACCTGGTTCAGGTCATCCAAGCGGTGCGGTAG
- a CDS encoding EthD domain-containing protein: MIKIVFCLRRLPTLSPEEFHRYWLESHGPLVRSYAAALGIRRYTQGHAIADPRLGAAAAVRGCEVPPYDGVAELSWDSVEDMVAASTSEIGREAGRALLEDERKFIDLPNSSLFFVRDHEIVAERADLPGS, encoded by the coding sequence GTGATCAAGATCGTTTTCTGTCTCAGGCGTCTGCCGACGTTGTCGCCAGAGGAGTTTCACCGCTACTGGTTGGAAAGCCATGGGCCGTTGGTGCGTAGCTATGCGGCCGCGCTGGGGATCCGCCGGTACACCCAGGGGCATGCCATCGCCGATCCACGCCTCGGCGCCGCGGCCGCCGTGCGCGGCTGCGAGGTGCCGCCCTATGACGGCGTCGCCGAACTCTCTTGGGACAGTGTGGAAGACATGGTCGCGGCAAGTACGTCGGAGATAGGACGCGAGGCGGGCAGGGCGTTGCTGGAAGACGAACGGAAATTCATCGACTTGCCGAACTCGTCACTCTTTTTCGTCCGCGACCACGAAATCGTGGCGGAGCGGGCGGACCTGCCAGGCTCCTGA
- a CDS encoding HNH endonuclease signature motif containing protein: MFDDPRPATSRGRLSERVVPEEALAWLDESLVRREALLSTTAETTKWLDRVRAAARVENQAAAAQLVAIGELFAQRFADCGCDEDWAIDAMAAVAAEVGAGLRISRGLALSRLHYARVMRERLPKTGEVFGAGDIDFRAFITIAYHTDAIEDPEILARVDELIATNISRWPSLTRGRLAAQVDKIVAGQDRDALRRRDQQHTDRQVWIGGDQDGISRIEGFFLTPDAHALDKRLSALAGTVCAHDPRSREQRRADALGALAAGADRLACHCQRKDCTAGGKKPASPVVIHVIAEQATLQGAGTTPACEVRADGLITPELVAELAHTATVVPLAHPGDTAPEPHYRPSAGLADFLKCRDLTCRWPGCEVSAWDCQLDHTIPYAQGGPTHAGNMKCYCTFHHLVKTFVGWTEQQLADGTLILTSPSGDTHVTTPGSALLFPSLCRAVGGMPRLKVEGTEDYCGQRAAMMPRRRRTRAQERATRVKAERKRNREARAKIRIFSMTGELVQGPPLDPDDEPPPF; the protein is encoded by the coding sequence ATGTTCGACGACCCGCGGCCGGCGACGTCGCGGGGGCGGTTATCCGAGCGGGTGGTGCCCGAAGAGGCGTTGGCGTGGCTGGATGAGAGCCTGGTGCGGCGGGAGGCGTTGCTGTCCACGACCGCGGAGACCACGAAGTGGCTGGATCGGGTGCGGGCGGCGGCGCGGGTGGAGAATCAGGCCGCGGCCGCGCAGTTGGTGGCGATCGGGGAGTTGTTCGCCCAACGGTTCGCCGACTGTGGGTGTGATGAGGACTGGGCCATTGATGCGATGGCCGCGGTCGCTGCGGAGGTGGGGGCGGGGCTGCGGATCAGTCGGGGGCTGGCTTTGAGCCGGCTGCATTATGCGCGGGTGATGCGTGAGCGCCTGCCCAAGACCGGGGAGGTGTTTGGTGCCGGGGACATCGACTTCCGTGCTTTTATCACGATTGCCTATCACACTGATGCGATCGAGGACCCGGAGATCCTGGCCCGCGTCGATGAGCTGATCGCCACCAATATCAGCCGCTGGCCCTCGCTGACCAGGGGCCGGTTGGCCGCGCAGGTGGACAAGATCGTGGCCGGCCAGGACCGCGATGCGCTGCGCCGGCGCGACCAGCAGCACACGGATCGGCAGGTGTGGATCGGCGGGGACCAGGACGGCATCTCGCGCATCGAGGGATTCTTCCTGACCCCCGACGCCCACGCCCTGGACAAACGCCTGTCCGCGCTGGCGGGCACGGTATGTGCCCACGATCCGCGCAGCCGGGAGCAGCGCCGCGCCGATGCGCTGGGGGCACTGGCCGCGGGGGCGGACCGGCTGGCGTGTCACTGCCAACGCAAAGACTGCACCGCTGGTGGGAAGAAGCCGGCCTCGCCGGTGGTCATCCACGTCATCGCCGAACAGGCCACCCTGCAGGGCGCCGGCACCACCCCGGCCTGCGAGGTCCGCGCCGACGGGCTGATCACCCCTGAGCTGGTGGCTGAGTTGGCTCACACGGCGACCGTGGTGCCGTTGGCTCATCCCGGCGACACCGCGCCGGAACCGCATTATCGGCCGTCGGCGGGGTTGGCGGATTTCCTCAAGTGCCGGGATCTGACGTGTCGGTGGCCGGGGTGTGAGGTGTCGGCCTGGGACTGCCAGCTCGATCACACCATCCCGTATGCCCAGGGTGGTCCTACGCATGCGGGGAACATGAAGTGTTACTGCACTTTTCATCATTTGGTGAAGACGTTTGTCGGGTGGACCGAACAACAGCTGGCTGATGGCACCCTGATCCTGACGTCCCCGAGCGGGGACACCCACGTCACCACCCCGGGCAGCGCGTTGCTGTTCCCCAGCCTGTGCCGCGCGGTGGGGGGTATGCCTCGTCTCAAGGTCGAGGGCACCGAGGACTATTGCGGGCAGCGCGCCGCGATGATGCCCCGCCGGCGCCGCACCCGCGCCCAAGAGCGCGCCACACGGGTCAAGGCCGAACGTAAACGCAACCGCGAAGCCCGCGCCAAGATCCGCATCTTCAGCATGACCGGCGAACTCGTACAAGGCCCACCGCTGGACCCCGACGACGAACCACCACCGTTCTAG
- a CDS encoding DUF732 domain-containing protein, giving the protein MSSILRFVAPSLVALATGAVLCSPTASADANSFLSELRTNNVMLPGKTPDQVVAAGYQTCSDLRGGASVLDEMSKVEKQYGISNGTLFVSAATTNLCPDFAG; this is encoded by the coding sequence ATGAGTTCGATCTTGCGATTCGTCGCTCCTTCCCTGGTAGCCCTGGCCACCGGCGCTGTCTTGTGTTCCCCGACGGCGTCGGCCGACGCGAACAGCTTCCTCAGCGAACTGCGAACCAATAACGTCATGCTTCCCGGCAAGACGCCGGATCAGGTGGTCGCGGCGGGTTACCAGACGTGCAGTGACCTACGCGGCGGGGCCTCCGTCCTCGACGAGATGAGCAAGGTCGAAAAGCAATACGGGATCAGCAACGGAACGCTGTTCGTCAGCGCCGCGACGACCAATCTCTGCCCAGACTTCGCCGGCTGA
- a CDS encoding helix-turn-helix transcriptional regulator produces the protein MTFSARTATSLSAAANLEMVDMRQGGRPIAGSFVYEGHRVTTTRHVHDLHQLEYVLQGVLEVETDSSAYIMSARQAAWIPAGLGHVSTIDTQVRSVSIFLHPMLIQPGHRGAGIVAVSPLLREMIRYASRWPINRPSSDALADAYFHCFAELLAELLDAQHPFSLPTTHHPQLAAALKHTRNNLDRITIEDAAASAGMSPRSLRRLCQRDLQMTWREYTQQARLMRAAALLADPELTVLQAATMVGFDSASSFTRAFRNTWGQSPSAYRRHADAPGLA, from the coding sequence ATGACTTTCTCTGCACGAACGGCCACATCCTTGTCCGCAGCGGCCAACCTGGAAATGGTCGACATGCGGCAGGGTGGTCGACCCATCGCCGGATCATTCGTCTACGAAGGTCACCGGGTGACGACCACCCGACATGTGCATGATCTCCACCAATTGGAGTACGTCTTGCAGGGCGTGCTCGAGGTGGAGACGGACTCCTCCGCCTACATCATGTCCGCGCGACAAGCCGCGTGGATTCCGGCCGGCCTCGGACACGTCAGCACGATCGACACGCAGGTCCGGTCGGTGTCGATATTTCTGCATCCGATGCTCATTCAACCCGGCCATCGCGGCGCCGGGATCGTCGCCGTGTCGCCGCTTCTCCGCGAAATGATCCGCTATGCGTCCCGCTGGCCCATAAACCGACCATCGTCGGATGCGTTGGCCGATGCCTATTTTCACTGTTTCGCCGAACTGCTGGCCGAGCTTCTCGATGCGCAGCATCCCTTCAGCCTGCCCACCACGCATCATCCGCAGCTCGCGGCGGCGCTCAAACATACGCGAAACAATCTGGACCGCATAACAATTGAAGATGCCGCTGCGTCGGCCGGAATGTCGCCCCGTTCGCTGCGGCGTTTGTGCCAGCGCGACTTGCAGATGACGTGGCGGGAGTACACCCAACAAGCCCGGCTGATGCGCGCCGCGGCACTACTCGCCGATCCTGAGCTGACCGTTCTTCAAGCAGCAACCATGGTCGGCTTCGACAGTGCGAGCTCATTCACGCGGGCGTTCAGGAACACCTGGGGCCAGTCCCCTTCGGCGTACCGCCGCCACGCTGACGCGCCCGGGCTGGCTTAG
- a CDS encoding class I SAM-dependent methyltransferase, with product MSVQSFTPAAGNPKWTKYYDAVIALVTREKRWRSEVVRQLSLRPGDVVVDVGCGTGSLAVLLGRGQPEARVIGVDPDPEVLGIARKKTRAAHVDVEFVQGMGDTVADLVGTAIADKAVSSLVLHQCPVPMKRAIIRNMFQALRPGGELVIADFGLQRDALMRLGFRLVQMADGKDDTQPNADGILPKLIEEAGFLNVREVSVIRTVSGSISIYRARRPGASQR from the coding sequence ATGTCAGTGCAGTCATTCACGCCAGCCGCCGGCAACCCGAAGTGGACCAAGTACTACGACGCGGTTATCGCCCTGGTGACACGCGAAAAGCGGTGGCGTTCGGAGGTGGTCCGCCAGCTTTCCCTGCGTCCAGGCGATGTGGTCGTCGACGTCGGTTGTGGCACAGGATCTTTGGCGGTGTTGCTGGGACGGGGCCAACCCGAAGCGCGAGTCATCGGCGTCGACCCCGACCCGGAAGTCCTCGGCATCGCGCGGAAGAAGACGCGCGCAGCCCACGTCGACGTCGAATTCGTCCAGGGGATGGGCGACACGGTCGCCGACCTGGTCGGAACTGCAATCGCGGACAAGGCGGTGTCCAGCCTCGTACTGCACCAGTGTCCGGTGCCGATGAAGCGGGCAATCATCCGCAACATGTTCCAGGCGTTGCGGCCCGGTGGTGAACTCGTCATCGCCGACTTCGGTCTGCAGCGCGACGCGTTGATGCGGTTGGGGTTTCGGCTGGTCCAAATGGCCGACGGCAAGGACGACACCCAGCCCAATGCCGATGGGATCCTGCCGAAACTGATCGAGGAGGCCGGTTTTCTGAACGTCCGAGAGGTATCGGTGATCCGAACGGTGTCCGGGTCCATCTCGATCTATCGGGCGCGCCGTCCCGGCGCCAGTCAGAGATGA
- the mug gene encoding G/U mismatch-specific DNA glycosylase, with translation MTRSTGFDSDILAYGLDVVFCGINPAATAVADGHNFSNRSNRFWPVLHLAGFTDTRLQPQDERRLLEYGCGITAVVARATQRADEISADEFRRARPEFEAKMRHHGPRVVAFLGKRAFAAMTGTSDVGWGRHPDQFADATAWILPNPSGLNRSFTLDALVVAYAELRQALKSDLRV, from the coding sequence ATGACCCGATCGACCGGATTCGACTCGGACATCTTGGCCTACGGTCTCGACGTCGTCTTCTGCGGGATCAACCCCGCCGCGACCGCCGTGGCCGACGGTCACAACTTCTCCAACCGCAGCAACCGGTTCTGGCCCGTACTGCATCTCGCGGGCTTCACCGACACCCGACTGCAACCGCAGGACGAACGTCGCCTGCTCGAATACGGTTGTGGCATAACGGCCGTCGTTGCGCGGGCTACCCAGCGGGCAGACGAAATATCAGCGGACGAATTCCGGCGGGCACGTCCGGAGTTCGAAGCCAAGATGCGCCACCACGGACCGCGCGTGGTCGCCTTTCTGGGCAAGCGCGCCTTCGCGGCCATGACCGGCACATCCGATGTCGGGTGGGGCCGACACCCAGATCAGTTCGCTGACGCAACTGCCTGGATCTTGCCCAACCCCAGCGGTCTGAACAGGAGCTTCACACTCGACGCCTTGGTCGTTGCTTACGCCGAACTGCGCCAAGCGCTGAAGAGTGACCTCCGAGTGTGA
- a CDS encoding DUF732 domain-containing protein: MKSIVRIVAAALAAPAAAAVVCAPGASADGNGFLNELRATESQLPGKTAAEMVTAGYFTCGNLRRGALVPDEINAVEQRYGIPDGTAFVNAAITNLCPDFAGAPG, encoded by the coding sequence GTGAAATCGATTGTGCGAATCGTCGCGGCCGCTCTGGCCGCCCCCGCGGCAGCTGCCGTCGTGTGCGCTCCCGGCGCATCAGCCGACGGCAACGGCTTCCTCAACGAACTGCGCGCGACCGAGTCCCAGTTGCCCGGCAAGACCGCGGCCGAGATGGTTACCGCAGGCTACTTCACCTGCGGCAACCTGCGTCGGGGGGCTCTCGTACCCGACGAGATCAACGCCGTCGAACAGCGGTATGGCATTCCCGACGGGACGGCGTTCGTCAACGCCGCCATCACCAATCTCTGCCCCGACTTCGCCGGCGCCCCGGGGTAA
- a CDS encoding helix-turn-helix domain-containing protein, which produces MRGTTSAPTARVVDVVELLSRPGERKWRFSDIVRELELNQATAHAILKTLTDRGWITRDPATKAFALGPALALIAAQLDHARPTALVGREAARRLVVTTEMPASVVERAGADLVLTAFERPADSVVVAPIHERIPYTPPFGVAFAAWDNEESQRAWVQRGAADDAALARRLHDVLDETSARGYDIDWMTPALAQAARVLGNLSAVPTSVRPIIDRLRVEFTSAGIDPDAVTQDHAPIATISAPVLDRDGQIQFALAVHPLRPMSAGEIQATAAALLAEIRRIS; this is translated from the coding sequence GTGCGCGGAACGACGTCGGCCCCCACGGCTCGGGTGGTTGACGTAGTGGAATTGCTCAGCCGTCCGGGTGAGCGCAAGTGGCGCTTCTCCGATATCGTGCGCGAACTCGAACTGAACCAAGCCACCGCACACGCGATCCTGAAAACGTTGACCGACCGCGGCTGGATCACCCGCGATCCGGCGACTAAAGCGTTCGCACTCGGTCCCGCGCTGGCACTCATCGCGGCACAACTCGACCATGCTCGCCCGACCGCGCTCGTCGGGCGTGAGGCGGCACGTCGACTGGTCGTGACCACCGAAATGCCGGCCTCGGTGGTGGAACGGGCCGGCGCGGACCTGGTCCTCACCGCGTTCGAACGCCCCGCAGACAGCGTCGTGGTCGCGCCGATCCACGAGCGAATTCCGTACACCCCTCCGTTCGGGGTGGCTTTTGCGGCTTGGGACAACGAGGAATCGCAACGGGCCTGGGTGCAGCGCGGCGCCGCCGACGATGCTGCCTTGGCCCGACGGCTACACGACGTTCTGGACGAGACCAGTGCGCGCGGCTACGACATCGATTGGATGACACCCGCGCTCGCACAGGCTGCACGGGTGCTCGGCAACTTGTCGGCGGTGCCAACCAGCGTGCGTCCCATCATCGACCGGTTGCGGGTCGAATTCACCTCCGCCGGTATCGATCCGGATGCCGTGACACAAGACCATGCGCCCATCGCGACCATCTCTGCACCCGTGCTGGACCGCGACGGTCAGATCCAGTTTGCGCTCGCCGTCCATCCCCTGCGGCCGATGTCGGCTGGGGAAATCCAGGCCACCGCCGCCGCCCTGCTGGCGGAGATTAGACGGATCTCGTGA